Proteins found in one Sporosarcina jeotgali genomic segment:
- a CDS encoding transposase — translation MADEKYTMYVSVAHQQVNIHKEDSPYEYVVNIPKDYIEVFHHLFDQTNELEFFNFLRAHLPYVPYHYDRNNHNVDLRLYKMYALIHEFTDDESKKFIEQMPFFRQPVVSHKGAGNM, via the coding sequence TTGGCAGACGAAAAATATACAATGTATGTGTCAGTTGCTCACCAGCAAGTCAATATTCATAAGGAAGATTCCCCCTATGAATACGTAGTGAACATTCCAAAAGATTATATTGAAGTTTTTCACCATTTGTTTGATCAGACCAATGAATTGGAATTTTTTAACTTTCTGAGAGCCCATTTACCGTATGTCCCTTATCATTATGACCGGAATAATCACAACGTGGATTTACGGTTATACAAAATGTACGCGCTCATCCATGAATTCACGGATGATGAATCGAAAAAGTTCATAGAACAAATGCCGTTTTTCCGTCAACCGGTCGTGAGTCATAAAGGTGCAGGGAACATGTAA
- a CDS encoding NUDIX domain-containing protein has translation MLTFDDLKGSRVELVFGEQALEARHVLVVLKHEGKWLLTTHKIRGVEFPGGKAESGETIEMAAIREVMEETGVTVKNLVKFAEYVVYTEPPFCKAVFTADVVAIDEDAERFETDGALWLTDEQLDRCDTLSFHMKDKGMNELRSWVEQHA, from the coding sequence ATGTTGACATTTGACGACCTGAAGGGAAGTCGTGTAGAGCTGGTTTTTGGTGAACAGGCATTGGAAGCGCGTCATGTCTTAGTAGTACTTAAACACGAAGGAAAGTGGCTGTTGACCACCCACAAAATTCGAGGCGTGGAATTTCCAGGCGGCAAAGCGGAGTCAGGTGAAACGATAGAAATGGCTGCAATCCGGGAAGTGATGGAGGAAACGGGTGTGACCGTTAAAAACTTAGTGAAATTTGCAGAGTATGTGGTCTATACGGAACCTCCGTTTTGCAAAGCGGTATTTACAGCAGACGTTGTTGCCATTGATGAGGATGCAGAACGTTTTGAAACTGATGGAGCCCTGTGGCTGACAGATGAACAATTAGACCGCTGTGACACGCTCAGCTTTCATATGAAGGATAAAGGAATGAACGAACTGAGAAGTTGGGTGGAGCAGCATGCATGA